The genomic DNA GACGCCAAGATCGCCGAGGTAGTGAAGAACGCGAAGACGCTCGACGACTCGATCCGCGCGGTGCACCGCTGGGTGGCCCAGGACTTCCGCTACGTGTCCCTGTCGTTAGGCATCGGCGGGTACCAGCCGCACCAGCCGGAGTCGATGTTCGAGAACAAATACGGCGACTGCAAGGACAAGGCGACGTTCTTCATCGCCGCGATGCGCCGGTTAGGCGTGACCGCGTACCCGGTGCTGCTGAGCGCCGACGGCGGCGTGGATCCGTCGTTGCCGAGCGCGCACCAGTTCGACCACATGATCGCGGCGGTCAAGCGCGCCGATGGGCGGTACACGTACGTCGATCTGACGGCGGACCTCGCGCCGTATGGTGCGCTGCCGCCGGGCGAGCCGGGCGAATTCGGGCTGGTGGTGCATCCCGATGGCACGAGCGAAGAAATCACGTTCCCGATGGACTCGGCGGCGCGCAACCTGTCGCGCGTCGACATCGACGGGTCGCTGTCGCCGGACGGGCTGTTCGCCGGCAAATGGATGCGGACGGCGACCGGGCTGCAGCAGTACGGTCTGCGGAGCTCGATGTCGCGGTCGACGCAAATGGATTCGACGCAGCGTGCGCGCGCGACGCTGGCGATTGCCAACGCGATCATCCAGGGCGCCACGGGCGACAGCCTGCAGGTGTTCGACGGCCGCGACCTGAGCGCGAAACCGCGCATTTCGGTGCGGCTCTCCAACGGCAAGATGGTGAGCGACGCCGGCGCGACGAAGATTCTGACGCTGCCGATTCGCGACTTTGCCGTGCCTAACGTCGTCGCGTCACTCGAGCAGCGCGGTCCGCGCGTGAATCCGATCGACATCGAGAAGGTGTGGGGGCCGCACGAGGAGCTCGAGGACTTCGAGGTGACGCTGCCCCGAGGGTGGAAGGCGCAGCTGCCCAAGTCGCTGACCGAGTCGAGCGCGTTCGGCACGTACACGGCGAAATACGAACAGGATGGTGACACGCTGCACGTGTCGCGCTCGCTCGTGGGGGACACCGGGGTGCAGCCGGCGAGCGCGATGCCCGCGCTCATCGCATGGCTCAAGGCGATGTCGGCGGACGACGTGAAGTACATCGTGATCAACGCGGGGAGCTGACCGGCAACGATTGGTACCGCGTGCCGGTTCTCCGATGACGGCACGAGGGTGGGGTGAGCGTACGATGTTCGCGCGCGGTCGATCGACCGCCACGAGCACCGTACGCTCGTTTGTTCCCCACGCTTCATCGAGGTGGCCGTCATGCACACCATTCATCGGTGCCTGTCCATCGTCGCGATCATCGCGGTCGCGGGCGCGTGCTCGGATCCGATAGCCGGTCCGTCGCGAAAACCACGTTCAGACATCACGTCGCCAGCGCCCGCTGCCGAGCAGGTGGTCTTTCTTCCACCGCTCGGCACCGGCGGCATGCCGAGGGGGGCATCGGACGTGTCGCGCCAGGTGGTGTTGGAGGTGTGCGTGCGGGCGGATACGGCGTGTGTCGGAGCGGCCATCGCGCGAATCGATACGGCGGCCGGCCTGCGGGTGGTGGGTGACGCGCAGGTCGCGGAGGCGGGGCGAGCGACCTATGAGGCGGTGTGGCGCGTGCCGCGTGCAATGGGCGAGAGCGGCGCGAGCCTCCGGCTGCGGGTGATCGTCGACGGCTCGGAGCTCGGCCATCTGGACCTGCGCGTTCGCGGCACGCGCGACGGGAGTGATTCCGTCTGGTCGCCTAACGGAAGGATGGTCAGTCCGGACGCGGCGCTGCCGATTCGATTCTGGATCCAGCGGCCGCCGCGCCGGTTCACGGTGCTCGTCGGGCCGGGAGTGCGCGGCGATCCGGGTGCGTCGGATTCGTTGTGGACGTACGGGACGCGGGTGCCATATGCGTTCGCCGCGGCGGCGGGTTACGAGAACGTGCTGGTGCGGTTGGACGGGATGCCGGCAACGCAGACGGGTGTGGTGGTGACCGACACGGAGCACGTGCTAACGGTGACAGCGGATCGGCACGTCGTGTTGGGCAGTGCTGCTCTCCCGTTGTATGCGCTGGCGCGGGCGGTGTTGACCTCGGCGGATCCGGTCGGGGCGTACCAGGCGTATCTCGATATGGCGTCGGCGTACGTGGGGTCTTCGGGGCGCGGAGCCGAGGAGTCATTGCGGGATGTACGCGACGTGGAGTTTCTCGCCTTCGATCCGATCCGCGACTCGGCTGCCTTACGGAGAGTGGATGGGGCGTTGGCGGGGCATCTCTTCAGCACGGGCGAAACGACGCCGAACTTGACGTCTGCGCGCGTGGCAGTTCCGCGATCATCCGTTCGTGGCTTGGATGCGTTAGACGCGACGGACAGCACCGAGCAGACGGCCTTTGTGTACGTGAACGGAATCGCGACACCACAGCTCGGACCACAAGGCGCAATTGCTACTCAGTTCGAGCTTCGGAACATCGTTTCCGAAATTTCCTTGTTTCGCGGCAACGACGATTTCGACGTCAAGCTGTTCTACAACCGCACCTACAGTGAACAGCGCCCATCGCCGGAGCAACAACGCGCGCACTGCGTGTCGCTATTTGCAGCGCGTCTCGCGTTCGGTTATGTGGGCGTCAATTCGCTCGCGTCGTTCATGGAGAAATGCACGTCCGATCAGACATTTCGGCGCTTCTCGGATCACGATCTCCTGGAATGCATTCGCCAAATGTGGACGATCGTTGCGAATACCGATGGCGCCGAAGTCGACGCTGTTGCTCTCGCATCTCGGATTCAGGAGTTACGTGTAGCCGGCACCCATGTGATCCTCGTGCCACATTCGCAGGGCAACCTGATGGCCAATCAAGCAATTCATCGCCTACACTCGGTCACTCACGAATTCGATCCAACGAGCGATTCGACCTGCATTGGACTGGTATCACTCGCCTCACCAACGAGCCATCGTTGGGAGTTATCCGAGCACTACATTGCTCCGATTGTCGTACGCGGCGATGTTGTTCCACTGATAGACAACGAATGGGAACCCATCGACACCGACCTTTCAGAAGAGTTGCTCGATCATCCATCTATTGCGACGCTCTTCAAGCCAACGGGCATCCTGCTGCACCAAGTGCTCGAAAGCTACCTTCTTCAGCCTCAATCGCGGGCCGCGATACGGGCCGGGCTCGAGAACGTGTATCGCGCCTGCAGCGTGGCGAGCCTCGTAATCCGGCCGACGTCGGTCACCCTCTCGGTCGGAGCGGCAACGACCCTTACTGCCGGCGCCTTGAATGCATTCGGGGATACGTTAGGCGGGCGGTCAGTGTCTTGGACGAGCACCACACCAACGGTCGTATCGGTCACGCCGATCGGCGCACTCTCTGCGACAGCTCGTGGTGTCGGCCCAGGAGGTGGATCCATCGTCGCACACCGCTCAAATCGTCGCGCGGAGTCAGCAGTGTCGGTCTTCAATCCTGTTCCGCAGGAAGATCCGTTCACCTTTACGTACATCGCTTCGTATCAAGAAGGCTTTCTCGGTGACGATCAGCACTTGAGCGGCACGGTCGCTCACCCCGGTGCCGTGCCGCTCCCTGCTGGTACTCTTAGACTCTCATTCACAAGGCAGTTCGGACGTATCAGTGCCGCTGTAAATAACTCGCTCTACACGGTCAGCACGATCGGAACAGACTCCGTTATCCTTGGCGGCAACCCCGGCTCATCGTATCGGCTCGGGTGGAACGAGGACCACACAAAGCTGTCTGGTCGCTTCGATACCTTACAGTGGATTTTTGGTGTGGGTTTTGTACAAGCAGCACTGCCAGTGACGTTCGAGCGACAGCAGTAAAGCGTGGGAAGGCCATTAATTCGATCGATTATTGGCACAGCGGCGCTGTGCATCGTGGCGAGCGCCTGCAGGCGCCCGCCACGAAACAGCGTGCATTCGGTGCCGCAAAGCGTGACCCGCTACCCGCATGCAACCGACAGATTCGTGAACTTGGTGCGTCAGCAACTCACTTCTCGCGATCCTGTCGTAGTCGAACAAGAAATCATGTGCGAGGGAGTGCGGATTTCTCGTGTACTAGGCGATGCCGAAACGTCGATACGCATCAGGTCCGCGCTAGACACGGCATACGTTCGCCGTATCGATAGCTTGGCGTTTCGCCGTGTTGCTCAGGCACTGGAGGGGCACATGCTCGGCACCGGCGGCCACGTGTGCGATTCGCTCATCGCAGCCGCCGACAGCGTCGATCCGATTGTTGCGGTTAGGCAGCGCGCGCCGTAGGCCCTTACGGCACTCCCGCCGGGCTGGCAGCGAGCGAAATCAACGTCTCATCATCAAGGCGGTGGCCGCCCTTGAACGTGATCGTGCGCGCCACAATCGATTCACGCGCCATGCGCTCGCTCTGCTCCGCCACCGCAGCCGACGTGACGAGCCCGTCCTCCGCGCCGACCACAATGACGATGTCCGCGGTCCGGGCACCACCGGGCGCGGCAAGCGTCGCCAAGTCGAGATCATGCGGGATGAGGCCACCCCAGATGATCAGCCGGTCGGTGACGATCTGGCCCTGCGTTGCCCAGCGACACGCCGTCGCCACGCCCTGCGAGAAGCCAAGCGTCACCACACGCGGAAGCCGGCCGCCGACATCGCGCCGAATCTGATCGGCCAGCGCGTCCAAGTACTCGATGTAGTCATCGATCTCGCTCAAGCGATCCTCGCGCGTCATCCACGAGGCGCCCACCTGCGAATGGGTATGGCTGCCCGTCACCGTGTCGAGATAAAAGCGGGACAGCGCCTCCGGCGCGACAATCAAACGCCGCCCGTCGTTCACTACCTCGAAATGCCGAATGAAACGGGACGCCAACTGCCCGTAGCCGTGCAACACGAACCAGACTTCGCTCGGCGCGCGCTGCGGATCGCCCAGGGTGAAGAATCGAGCGGTCCGGCCGACAGGAAGATGGTGTTCGCGCATCATGAGCCAAGACTGGCCCGGCGAGCAGCGCTTCGTCAATGGCGGACGAGGCCGCTCGACACGGTCATGTCAGCGCGCCGAAGTTGATGAGATCGATGTCGCCGCGGCTCAGGCGCTCGCGCACCGCCGGGGATGTGAGCGCGGCGAGCTCCGCGTCCCGCTGCCAGGTGTAGCCATCCAACGACGCGAGCTCCGCGTCGCTGTGACCTGGGTGCACCATGAGCTCGGTCGTGCCCGGCGCGAGATTGTCGAGCGCGCGCAGGAGATTTCGCTGGACATCGCGTCCGCCCTGCAGTGAGATGCCGATGAAATGATCCGGGTAGCGAAGCGGTGATGCGGTGCGGCGAATGCTCGCCCAACTGAGCGCGATGAGCACATTCACCGGGACGCGCATCGGCTCGAGCGGTGTGTTTCGGAACGATTCGACCGGCCATCGCATGGCGTGAATCCCGGCGCGGACCGCGGCGGCGGCAATCGGATGCCAGAGCGCGGGGATCGCATGTGTGTGCATATGGCTGTCCACATGCGTGGGTTCTACTCCGGCGCGGCGCACGGCGGCGATCTGCGCGTCGCACTCGGCGCCGACTTCGTCGGGATCGATGGCGCCGGCGAACGCGCGGGCCACGAGGGCCGGCAGGCGGTGAAAGCGACCAGTCTTCGCGTCGACGAGCGTGCGGACGCGCGCGAGCGGCTCGCCCTGCACCAGATTGATGTGCACGCCCACGCCTAACGGCGCCGCGACGTCCCATACGGCGCGCACCGCGTCGTCGAATGCGGGCATGTTCGCGAGGAGCGTCGTCGATGACACCGTGCCCGCGCGATGCGCCTCGAGAATTCCTTGGGTGATGCCCCTTGTGTAACCGAAATCGTCCGCGTTGATGATCAGGCGGGACGAATCAGTCGTAGCGCCTCCGCCACTCGTTCGTGCGGATACGGGCGAGGTCGCGCGCCATGTTGGCTGCATCCTTCACGAAGCGCACGGTAGTGGGCTCTTCATCGTAGCGGAAGTTAACCGCAACCTGCTGAATCGTGAGACCGAACTTGCGGGCGATGAACAGCGCTTCGACGTCGAAGCCGAATCTCGGGATCGTCAATCGCGGGAACACCAGATCCGCCGCCTTCGCCGAGAAGCCTTTGAGGCCTGCCTGCGTGTCGCGGACGCGCGGAATGAGCGTCCAGCGGACGAGCGCGTTGAACAAGCGGCTCATCACGTGGCGCGTGTAGAGGTACGAGAAGAAGCTCGGACTCATGAGATAGCGCGAGTCGGGCAGCACGCGGCAGGCAACGGCGACATCGGCCCCCTGCTGCAGCGCGTCGAGAATCTTGTCGATTTCGGTGGTGGGATAGGCGAGGTCGGCGTCGGTGAACACGCGAAACCTGCCGCGTGCCGCGCGCATGCCGCGACTCACGGAATATCCCTTCCCCATGTTTCGGTCGTTGTGCAGCACCTGCACGCACGGTGCTTCGGTCGAGAACGCATCGAGCATCTGCGCGACGCGGTCGTCGCTGTGATCGTCGACGAAAATGAGCTCCCACGAATAGGGCCGCGACCGGAGGAACGCGCGGAATTGATCGAGCGCCGCGGGGAGTCGTGCGACGCCGTTGTACACTGGAACGACCAGCGAGAGCAGCGGCGGCCGAGTCGCCGAAGGGATCTGGGAAATCACGCCCGATCGTTTGGAGAGTGAAGCGGCGGTGCGAGATCCAACATACACCGTCAGCGGACACAGCGGTCCGGCCGCGGCTGCTTCTTCGCGAAATCTTTAGTCGGCCATGGCGAGCACAACTTTTCCGTGCGTCTCGTTGGACTCGACCCGACGGTGCGCCTCGCACGCATCGCGCACGGGAAACACCCGGTCGACCGTTGGGCGGACGACGCTTCTCGACAGGAGGGGCAGCACCTCGTGTGCGAACGCGCGCGTGGCGGCGATCTTCTCCTCGAGCGGGCGAGCGCGGAGAACGGTGCCGCGGATCGTGAGCCGCGACGTGAGGACCTGCCCAACGGGAATCGTGGCCTCGCGGCCGGCGAGCGTGCCGATGAGCACGAGCCGGCCGCGCACGCCGAGGCACTCGATGGCGGCGCGGACGTAGGGACCGCCTACGAGGTCGAGCACGACATCGACGCCCGCACCATCGCTCCAGCCGCGGGCGGCGGCGACCAACGGAGCCAGGTCGTCGGTGGTCACGCGGCCATCCGTTAGGCCCAAGGCGCGCGCGGCCTCGATCTTGGATGCGCGTCGGGCACTGCCGTAGACGCTCGCCCCCATGGCGCGCGCGAGTTGCACGGCGGCGAGGCCGACGCCGGAGCCGACGGCGTGGATGAGGACGCGCTCGCCGGAGCGCAGCGCGGCGCCGGCACCCAGCGCATCGTGCGCGGTGATGAACGCTTCGGGCACGGCGGCGGCATCGGCCCAGGACAGGTCGGACGGCATCTCCACGAGCAGCCGTTCGTGCGTCACCAGGTACTCGGCGTAGGCGCCGCCGCCGGCGAGACCGAACACGCGCTGCCCGATGCGCCAATCGCGGACGCCGTCGCCTAACGCAGCGATCTCGCCGGCGAATTCGAGGCCGGGGATGTCGGCCGGCGCATCGGCGGGCGCGGGATAGTGGCCCTCGCGCTGCAGGATATCGGCGCGGTTGACCGCGGTGGCGTGGACGCGGACCAGCACCTGGCCGTAGCCGGGCGCGGGCCGGGGCACGTCGCGGAGGACGAGCACATCCGGGCCGCCGGGGCGCGCGATGACGATGGCGCGCATCCTGGAAGCGCTCACGGCCACCGCCCGGCGCGCGCTGGGCCTAACTGACGCACGCGCTCAGGCGGGGCGCGGCGCGCGGGGCACGATGTGCAGGGCGCCGGTGCGGGGCGAGTAGATGTCGGCGCGCGTGCGCGGCAGCATCACACGGCCGCGCGCGTCCGGCTTGCCGAACAGGACCTGCGCCAATCCGATGCGTCCGCTGGCGAACGCGTGCGCCGATGCCGACATGTACAGGCGCCACACCCGGTACGACTGCTCGCCGACCATCGCGACCGCCGCGTCGCGCGCGTGCTCGAGACGCCGCACCCAGTGCCGCAGCGTGAGCGCATAGTGTTCGCGCAACGATTCGACGTCCCGCGCTTCGAGGCCGGCGCGCTCCCCGCAGCGCACCGCCGTCTCCAACGGCACGAGCTCGCCATCGGGAAACACGTATCGCTGGATGAACGCACCCTGCCGCCACGCCAGGCGCCTGAGGCGCCCGAGTACCGTGGCTTCCTCCGCGCGCACGATGCCGTGGTTGAGGAACAGGCCGCCGGGTTTCGTTAGGCTCGCAGCGGTACGGAAATACTCCGCCTGGCGCGAGCGTCCGACGTGCTCGAACATGCCGACGCTGACGACCTTGTCGAACTGGACGCCGTCGCCGAGTTCGCGGTAGTCGCGCACCTCGACGCGGCATCGCCCCTCGAGGCCATCGGCGTGAATGCGCTCGCGCGCCAGCTTGGCTTGTTGCTCGCTCAGCGTGATGCCCAACGCATGGACGCCGTAGTTGCGCGCAGCATGGCGGATCAGGCCGCCCCATCCGCATCCGATGTCGAGCAGCCGCTCGCCGGGGCGGAGGCGCAGCTTGCGGCAGAGCAGATCGAGCTTGGCGTGCTGAGCCGCGTCGATGTCTTCCGCACCCGTGACGAAATAGCCGCACGAGTACACCATGTCGCGATCGAGCCAGAGCGAATAGAACTCGTTGCCGACGTCATAGTGCGACCGCACGGCGGCGCGGTCGCGGCGGCGCGAGTGGCGCAGTCCCTGGTGCGACAATCCGGGTCGGCGCTCGTGCGCTTGCTCGGGAGCGTGGTCGCTTGGCAGCGCAACGAGCGCGCGCGCGGCGCGGAGCAGCATGGCGGGCGATGACATGCGAGCGCGCAGCGCATCGCCCAGTTCGGCGGCGGCTTCCATGTTGCCTTCGATGTCGATGTCGCCGCGCACGTAGGCCTCGCCGAGGTGCAGCTCGGACGGCGTGAGGAATGCGCGCCGGAGCGCGCCGGGCGACCGGATGACGAGCGTGAACGCGGTCGGCGCGGCGCCGGCCTGCGGCTCGACTGTTCCATCCCAGTAGCGAACCGAGAAGCGGCGCATGTCGGGCGGTCCGAAGAGTGCGGCGACGGCCGCGCGGGCGCGGTCACGCGCGCGCGCCTCGCCCAACGCAGCGGGCGCCGGCGTTTCGTGTGTCCAGAGCACGGTCCGCGGCTCGACGGATACGGGCACCGACCGCGCTTCCTCGGTTCGCGTACGCGCGCCGTTTTGCGTGATCCGCGAATCGCGCCGCGTGCGCGTCTCGCGTCCGTGTGTCGCGCCAGTGGCGCGGTCCTCCCGTCCCTCCGACTCAGGCTGCATTGTCGTCTCCTTGTCCCGATGCGTCGTTGGGCATCACGCACCGCCTGGCGCCCGTACGGCGCGCCGCTTACCTTGTGCCCTCTCGTCGCGCAACGCGAGACGGATGCCAATCGTCTCTCGCCGGCTGCTCGTCAGCCGCGTATCTGCATCTCCCACCACGTTTTCATGCGTCGTCGCCGTCTCCACAGTGCCGCCGGGCTTGCCGTTCTGCTGCTAGGCATGGCGTTCACTCGTTCCAGCGCACAATCCCTTCGCGGCTCCCACCACGCTGTCCAGTTCGCGTATGCGTACGCGAATCATCACGACCTCGAGCTGTACCGGACGCCGGCCGAGGTGCGGCGCGCGGTTCGCGATGGAGACCTCGTGCGGCTCAGGCCCAACGGACACTACACGCTGCACCGCGTCAGCTATCCCTACGTCACGCCCACCACGCGGACGTTCGTCGAGCGCCTGGCGGGCGAATATCATCAAGCATGCGGCGCGCCACTCGAGATCACCAGCGCCGTCCGTCCGACGCGGCGTCAGCCGGCGAACAGCTCACCGCTTTCGGTGCATCCGGCGGGAATCGCGTTGGATCTGCATCGTCCAACCGGCGCCTGCCTCGCGTGGCTGCGTCACACGCTGCTGACGCTGGAAGCGGCACGGGTGGTGGATGCCACCGAAGAGCGGCATCCGGCGCATTTTCACGTCATCGTGTTCGGAGCCCCGTACCGGCGCTTCCTCGCGTCGCGGTAACGCGCATCGCGCATCCAGCGCGCGTCGCCCCCGTTCGGAAGCACAAAGAAGTATTCGCGGACGTGTGATGTCCCGTTGCGTGACTCGTCCAATAAAATAGATTGGGTCCCATTCAACTGCCGTCAAGTCCCCACCCCACAGGAGCGCTGTACTATGTCCCGCAAGAGCCTCGCCCCCGCGGCGCTGCTCGCCGTTTCGACGATGCTGTCGGCCTGCCACCATGCGCCGCAACAAGTCGCGCAAGCGCCTGCACCGGCGCCTGCACCGGCTCCGGCGCCCGCACCGGCGACGCCGCCGGCGGATCACAGCGCCGACAGCGCACAAGCTGCGCAGGCGCGCATGGCGCAGGCACGATCGGCGATCGAGGCGCGCATCCACTTCGAGTTCGACAAGTCCGACATTCGCACGGACGACAAGGCGG from Gemmatimonadaceae bacterium includes the following:
- a CDS encoding DUF3857 and transglutaminase domain-containing protein, whose amino-acid sequence is MRVLAAVVAVSFVALSAGAQAPHITPAGDPSVKSDTIYSLAVPAGSHTDEPYVLLLDDGVVKIEPDGRLTTTYRQVVQILTQEAAERWGEHTFSYSAGREKLTVNWIRVLKPNGEVVSEKPTHEQESLAPVSLDAPVYSDLKLHRVTLGGVAPGTLIDYSVTTETASPLIPSDFLTSWSVQTGVFTRRSRYMVDVPANYTPRIEEHHIPFKRAEHVSNGRRVITWAAQDVPKPEPEPLAPDSSYGESLTIAAPRTWSDVAHWYAGLARDRYTTTPAIDAKIAEVVKNAKTLDDSIRAVHRWVAQDFRYVSLSLGIGGYQPHQPESMFENKYGDCKDKATFFIAAMRRLGVTAYPVLLSADGGVDPSLPSAHQFDHMIAAVKRADGRYTYVDLTADLAPYGALPPGEPGEFGLVVHPDGTSEEITFPMDSAARNLSRVDIDGSLSPDGLFAGKWMRTATGLQQYGLRSSMSRSTQMDSTQRARATLAIANAIIQGATGDSLQVFDGRDLSAKPRISVRLSNGKMVSDAGATKILTLPIRDFAVPNVVASLEQRGPRVNPIDIEKVWGPHEELEDFEVTLPRGWKAQLPKSLTESSAFGTYTAKYEQDGDTLHVSRSLVGDTGVQPASAMPALIAWLKAMSADDVKYIVINAGS
- a CDS encoding ChbG/HpnK family deacetylase codes for the protein MQPTWRATSPVSARTSGGGATTDSSRLIINADDFGYTRGITQGILEAHRAGTVSSTTLLANMPAFDDAVRAVWDVAAPLGVGVHINLVQGEPLARVRTLVDAKTGRFHRLPALVARAFAGAIDPDEVGAECDAQIAAVRRAGVEPTHVDSHMHTHAIPALWHPIAAAAVRAGIHAMRWPVESFRNTPLEPMRVPVNVLIALSWASIRRTASPLRYPDHFIGISLQGGRDVQRNLLRALDNLAPGTTELMVHPGHSDAELASLDGYTWQRDAELAALTSPAVRERLSRGDIDLINFGALT
- a CDS encoding dolichyl-phosphate beta-glucosyltransferase, which translates into the protein MISQIPSATRPPLLSLVVPVYNGVARLPAALDQFRAFLRSRPYSWELIFVDDHSDDRVAQMLDAFSTEAPCVQVLHNDRNMGKGYSVSRGMRAARGRFRVFTDADLAYPTTEIDKILDALQQGADVAVACRVLPDSRYLMSPSFFSYLYTRHVMSRLFNALVRWTLIPRVRDTQAGLKGFSAKAADLVFPRLTIPRFGFDVEALFIARKFGLTIQQVAVNFRYDEEPTTVRFVKDAANMARDLARIRTNEWRRRYD
- a CDS encoding NAD(P)H-quinone oxidoreductase, with translation MSASRMRAIVIARPGGPDVLVLRDVPRPAPGYGQVLVRVHATAVNRADILQREGHYPAPADAPADIPGLEFAGEIAALGDGVRDWRIGQRVFGLAGGGAYAEYLVTHERLLVEMPSDLSWADAAAVPEAFITAHDALGAGAALRSGERVLIHAVGSGVGLAAVQLARAMGASVYGSARRASKIEAARALGLTDGRVTTDDLAPLVAAARGWSDGAGVDVVLDLVGGPYVRAAIECLGVRGRLVLIGTLAGREATIPVGQVLTSRLTIRGTVLRARPLEEKIAATRAFAHEVLPLLSRSVVRPTVDRVFPVRDACEAHRRVESNETHGKVVLAMAD
- a CDS encoding cyclopropane-fatty-acyl-phospholipid synthase family protein, which produces MQPESEGREDRATGATHGRETRTRRDSRITQNGARTRTEEARSVPVSVEPRTVLWTHETPAPAALGEARARDRARAAVAALFGPPDMRRFSVRYWDGTVEPQAGAAPTAFTLVIRSPGALRRAFLTPSELHLGEAYVRGDIDIEGNMEAAAELGDALRARMSSPAMLLRAARALVALPSDHAPEQAHERRPGLSHQGLRHSRRRDRAAVRSHYDVGNEFYSLWLDRDMVYSCGYFVTGAEDIDAAQHAKLDLLCRKLRLRPGERLLDIGCGWGGLIRHAARNYGVHALGITLSEQQAKLARERIHADGLEGRCRVEVRDYRELGDGVQFDKVVSVGMFEHVGRSRQAEYFRTAASLTKPGGLFLNHGIVRAEEATVLGRLRRLAWRQGAFIQRYVFPDGELVPLETAVRCGERAGLEARDVESLREHYALTLRHWVRRLEHARDAAVAMVGEQSYRVWRLYMSASAHAFASGRIGLAQVLFGKPDARGRVMLPRTRADIYSPRTGALHIVPRAPRPA
- a CDS encoding DUF5715 family protein, whose translation is MAFTRSSAQSLRGSHHAVQFAYAYANHHDLELYRTPAEVRRAVRDGDLVRLRPNGHYTLHRVSYPYVTPTTRTFVERLAGEYHQACGAPLEITSAVRPTRRQPANSSPLSVHPAGIALDLHRPTGACLAWLRHTLLTLEAARVVDATEERHPAHFHVIVFGAPYRRFLASR